From a single Shewanella donghaensis genomic region:
- a CDS encoding MMPL family transporter → MVIVTVYGTVLWQSGAKIQSNILAMLPKLTESALTQTALERVEQRLADQVYIGIIADDKSQAISAAQRLIDHLQQQPDVFSDVRSGDISQMQGLSEYYFSKRFNLLTEKQRQLLASADPSTTAAAGKWQQLLLAAQQQLYSSFGYASSQLLSHDPLLLFPDNLIALAPTNNISSEQGILLTPYPDKNSTNKFATIVIAKGVKSAFNPQGQQQQSQVLSNAFDQLTNTTPNLAFLKAGALFHAQAATDTAKSEISTIGSISLIGVMILVWLGFRSIMPISLALLTLSSGFLFAAVATLALFGELHLLTLVFGTSLIGVAIDYSFHFYCEKLNHQQRSASEIIREILPTLSLALLTSGIAFIAIGFTPFPGMQQVAIFCAAGLLGAYLTLVLAYPTLANHSLTSTSILLPLAQRYLTWLTTLGSAETDSPSSTSKHKLIIAIVVLVIFSVAGLSQLNTNDDIRNLQQSPPAITAEENQLRQLLSGGTDNQFVLVSASSEQDLLAELEQTDKLLAAAITENELSSFISLSQYLPTAERQQQNYRFYEQLYTDHLDEIIATLGLDESIKANLLAEFHRSKGNIISSNEVIALAGEDLASLWLPAKNQASVALNSDNQSQWGSIVLLGGIKDLAALKSRVDNSELSITVVDKVGEISQLMAKFRIITLQLLLLVCVIAIVVFSVRFGVKLALLIVSIPASAIILTLACLGLIGSPLSLFHALALILVLGIGIDYSLFFASVKPHASATGVMMAVFMSACSTLLAFGLLALSNTNAIHFFGLTLLFGIGFSFLLAPFINIMTREVAHYGK, encoded by the coding sequence ATGGTTATAGTTACTGTTTACGGGACTGTGTTATGGCAATCAGGAGCTAAGATTCAAAGTAACATTTTGGCAATGTTGCCTAAATTAACCGAATCCGCACTCACTCAAACAGCGCTTGAACGTGTAGAACAACGTTTAGCTGACCAAGTGTATATCGGTATTATCGCTGATGATAAATCACAAGCTATTAGCGCTGCACAGCGATTAATCGACCACCTACAGCAACAACCTGATGTATTCAGTGACGTCCGCAGTGGTGATATCAGTCAAATGCAGGGGCTAAGCGAATACTACTTCTCTAAACGATTTAATTTACTGACTGAAAAGCAACGACAACTGCTAGCGTCAGCTGACCCGTCAACCACTGCAGCAGCAGGAAAGTGGCAACAACTATTATTGGCCGCACAACAACAGTTATATAGCAGTTTTGGCTATGCTAGCAGTCAGCTGTTGTCCCACGATCCGTTATTATTATTTCCCGATAATCTCATTGCTTTAGCGCCCACTAATAACATCAGCAGTGAGCAAGGCATTCTACTCACGCCTTATCCAGACAAAAATTCTACTAATAAGTTTGCCACCATTGTCATTGCTAAAGGGGTTAAAAGTGCTTTCAACCCTCAAGGTCAGCAACAACAAAGCCAAGTGTTATCTAACGCTTTTGATCAACTCACTAACACGACACCCAACCTAGCATTCCTTAAAGCTGGCGCACTGTTTCATGCCCAAGCAGCAACAGATACGGCGAAATCAGAAATCTCGACCATTGGCTCAATCTCGCTTATTGGAGTGATGATATTAGTTTGGTTAGGTTTCCGCAGTATTATGCCTATCTCATTAGCCTTACTCACGTTATCCAGTGGTTTTTTATTTGCTGCGGTGGCGACATTGGCCTTGTTCGGTGAATTACATCTACTGACACTGGTGTTTGGTACCAGCCTCATTGGGGTTGCCATAGATTACAGCTTTCATTTTTACTGTGAAAAGCTCAATCACCAGCAACGAAGTGCTAGCGAGATCATTCGAGAGATTCTACCGACCCTAAGCTTGGCATTATTAACCAGCGGCATCGCATTTATTGCTATTGGATTTACCCCATTCCCTGGCATGCAGCAGGTTGCTATATTTTGCGCTGCGGGCTTATTGGGCGCTTACTTAACCTTAGTGTTGGCCTACCCAACACTTGCTAACCACTCACTCACTTCGACATCGATATTACTACCACTGGCTCAACGATACCTTACATGGTTAACGACACTAGGCAGCGCTGAAACAGACTCTCCAAGCTCAACATCGAAGCACAAACTGATCATAGCTATTGTTGTCTTAGTTATATTTTCAGTTGCAGGTTTAAGCCAATTAAACACCAACGATGACATCAGAAATTTACAACAAAGTCCGCCAGCCATCACAGCAGAAGAAAACCAGCTCAGACAACTTCTCAGTGGCGGCACCGATAACCAATTTGTTTTAGTCAGCGCAAGCAGCGAGCAAGACTTACTTGCTGAACTTGAACAAACGGATAAATTATTAGCGGCTGCAATTACCGAAAACGAGCTAAGCAGTTTTATCAGCTTAAGTCAGTACCTGCCGACAGCAGAGCGACAACAACAGAATTACCGCTTCTACGAGCAGTTATATACTGACCATTTAGATGAAATCATTGCAACCTTGGGGCTTGATGAATCAATAAAAGCCAATTTATTAGCTGAATTTCATCGTTCCAAAGGCAACATAATTTCCAGTAACGAAGTCATCGCTTTAGCAGGGGAAGACTTAGCCAGTTTATGGCTGCCTGCAAAAAATCAGGCATCCGTAGCGCTTAATTCAGATAATCAGTCGCAATGGGGTAGTATTGTCCTGTTAGGTGGCATCAAGGATTTAGCCGCGCTTAAAAGTCGTGTCGATAACAGTGAGTTATCGATCACCGTCGTTGATAAGGTGGGTGAAATATCTCAATTGATGGCTAAGTTTCGTATTATTACTTTGCAATTATTATTGCTGGTATGTGTCATTGCCATTGTGGTATTCAGTGTTCGTTTCGGGGTTAAACTCGCTCTATTGATTGTGTCGATACCTGCCAGCGCCATAATATTAACTTTAGCTTGCTTAGGTCTTATTGGTTCACCGTTAAGTTTATTCCACGCTTTAGCGTTAATTTTAGTGCTGGGTATTGGTATTGATTACAGTTTATTTTTTGCCTCAGTCAAACCTCATGCCTCTGCGACAGGTGTAATGATGGCTGTATTTATGTCTGCTTGTTCCACCTTATTAGCTTTTGGCTTACTGGCTTTAAGCAATACCAATGCGATTCACTTTTTCGGGTTAACCTTATTATTTGGCATCGGATTTAGTTTCTTACTCGCCCCATTTATCAACATAATGACAAGAGAAGTAGCCCATTATGGAAAATAG
- a CDS encoding ApeP family dehydratase produces the protein MPNLIAQPQLLTQEVSHFVPHRAPMILIDRLLTHDIDKLITEVTISESSAYFSEPLNGVPNYVGIEYMAQSIAALAGVEAHLKSDKVRVGFLLGTRKLVMHQSCYKLGQTYQIHVARLYQEESGLAVFDCQIFAGNDIIALANVNVFQPQDTKGYINDSQAEANV, from the coding sequence ATGCCTAACCTTATCGCTCAACCACAGTTGCTAACTCAAGAAGTCAGCCATTTTGTTCCCCATAGAGCACCAATGATTTTGATTGATCGTTTGCTTACTCATGATATCGATAAGCTCATCACTGAAGTGACCATTAGCGAATCTAGTGCCTACTTCAGCGAGCCTTTAAACGGGGTTCCAAATTATGTGGGCATTGAATATATGGCGCAAAGTATTGCTGCATTAGCAGGTGTTGAAGCTCATTTAAAGAGTGATAAAGTTCGAGTGGGCTTTTTATTAGGTACGCGAAAGTTGGTGATGCATCAATCATGCTACAAACTGGGTCAGACCTATCAAATTCATGTAGCGAGACTTTATCAAGAAGAATCAGGGCTGGCGGTATTTGATTGCCAAATTTTTGCAGGTAACGACATCATTGCCCTAGCCAATGTTAATGTGTTTCAGCCACAAGATACCAAAGGCTATATCAATGACAGCCAAGCTGAAGCCAATGTTTAA
- a CDS encoding acyl-CoA thioesterase, which produces MKALFSSELAMMIPFHDVDSMGITWHGNYLRYFEVARCKLLDELGYNYRQMMSSGYAWPIVDTRLQYVKSSTFDQHIIVYSSIVEWENRLKITYQIRDAQTNERITKGYTIQAAVDMETEELCFITPDVFREKMVAHLPEEELTDELKALANRR; this is translated from the coding sequence ATGAAAGCCCTATTCTCATCTGAGTTAGCCATGATGATACCGTTTCATGACGTTGATTCTATGGGGATCACTTGGCACGGTAATTACCTGCGTTATTTTGAAGTGGCGCGCTGCAAGCTACTGGATGAACTGGGTTATAACTACCGTCAGATGATGAGTTCTGGCTATGCTTGGCCTATTGTGGACACCCGACTTCAATATGTTAAAAGCAGTACTTTCGACCAACACATTATTGTTTATTCAAGTATTGTTGAGTGGGAAAATCGTCTAAAAATAACTTATCAGATCCGTGATGCACAGACCAATGAGCGCATCACCAAGGGTTATACCATTCAGGCAGCCGTTGATATGGAAACCGAAGAGCTATGCTTTATCACCCCTGATGTGTTCAGAGAGAAAATGGTCGCTCATCTTCCAGAGGAAGAGCTTACTGACGAACTAAAAGCATTGGCGAATAGACGATGA
- a CDS encoding DUF3261 domain-containing protein, whose product MWRTSLTKFSILLLLLLAGCSHQLQRQTCVLLTPEVNYCLAPLVTASELGLKPESSSIDHQLTQKISFTHGDKHHELLTQLELSSEVMTMVGLAPLGQALFTITYDGETVISKQNMLMGDEFKAEYLMAIMQLIYRPHPQVNPYFSQGQMQDIDCKVDGNNDSARCSALLVNNEAAIHISYSDINPWIANVILRFPAANITLSISPL is encoded by the coding sequence ATGTGGCGTACATCCCTCACTAAATTTTCGATACTACTGTTACTGCTTTTAGCTGGTTGTAGTCACCAGCTTCAACGGCAAACCTGTGTATTATTAACACCTGAAGTCAATTACTGCTTAGCGCCATTGGTAACAGCATCAGAATTAGGTTTGAAGCCTGAATCGTCAAGTATTGATCATCAATTGACGCAAAAAATTAGCTTTACCCATGGTGATAAACATCATGAACTGCTCACTCAATTAGAATTAAGTTCTGAGGTGATGACCATGGTAGGCCTAGCGCCTTTAGGTCAGGCATTATTCACGATTACTTATGATGGTGAAACAGTTATCAGCAAGCAAAACATGTTGATGGGTGATGAGTTTAAAGCAGAATATTTAATGGCTATCATGCAACTGATATATCGTCCTCACCCACAGGTGAACCCTTATTTCAGTCAAGGGCAGATGCAAGATATCGATTGTAAGGTAGATGGAAATAACGACAGTGCTCGCTGTAGTGCACTCTTAGTCAACAATGAAGCGGCTATTCACATTAGTTACTCAGATATTAATCCTTGGATAGCAAATGTCATCTTGCGTTTCCCTGCAGCGAATATCACCTTGTCGATTTCGCCGCTGTAG
- a CDS encoding 3-ketoacyl-ACP reductase FabG2 codes for MNKRVLVTGSSRGIGKAIALKLAQQGYDIAVHYHSNIVTAEQTQAEIMALGVNVSLIAFDVADRALAKEKITADIELNGAYYGVILNAGITRDTAFPAMTDEEWDSVIHTNLDGFYNVIQPTIMPMIQARFGGRIITMASVSGIAGNRGQVNYSASKAGLIGATKALSLELAKRKITVNCIAPGLIETDMVADFPKEMINQIVPMRRMGKTNEIAGLANFLMSDDAAYITRQVISVNGGMI; via the coding sequence ATAAATAAAAGAGTCTTAGTGACAGGGTCAAGCCGTGGCATAGGTAAAGCGATTGCATTGAAGTTAGCCCAACAAGGTTACGATATCGCCGTTCATTACCACAGTAACATTGTTACTGCTGAGCAAACCCAAGCCGAAATTATGGCTTTAGGTGTGAATGTGAGCCTTATCGCTTTTGATGTTGCTGACCGCGCACTCGCTAAAGAAAAAATCACTGCAGATATTGAACTCAATGGCGCCTATTACGGCGTTATTCTGAATGCTGGCATCACCCGCGACACCGCATTTCCAGCGATGACAGATGAAGAGTGGGACAGCGTTATTCATACCAATTTAGATGGTTTCTACAATGTCATTCAGCCGACGATTATGCCCATGATACAAGCCCGATTTGGTGGCCGCATCATTACTATGGCATCAGTATCCGGTATTGCAGGTAATCGTGGCCAAGTGAATTATAGCGCGTCAAAAGCAGGATTAATCGGCGCAACTAAGGCTTTATCGCTAGAGTTAGCCAAGCGAAAAATTACCGTTAATTGTATCGCGCCAGGTTTAATTGAAACCGATATGGTTGCTGACTTTCCAAAAGAAATGATTAATCAAATAGTGCCAATGCGCCGTATGGGCAAAACCAATGAAATTGCTGGATTAGCCAACTTTTTGATGTCAGATGACGCGGCTTATATTACCCGCCAAGTTATCTCAGTTAACGGGGGCATGATATGA
- a CDS encoding NAD(P)/FAD-dependent oxidoreductase, translating into MENSSFEESALEQHAARKQQNHDVNVDVDVVIIGAGPSGAIAASLLHQQGKQVLVIEKQYFPRFSIGESLLPCCMQFIEQAGMLAAVEQAGFQFKNGAAFRHNDRYTTFNFTDKYTQGPGTTFQVQRGQFDKILADTAVSQGVEIRYGHSVNDINLTPALTNKNSSILSVTDESDNPYQVTAQYVLDASGFGRVLPRLLDLEKPSDLPSRSAIFTHIEDNITDPDFDRNKILISVHPTEKDIWYWLIPFSNGRCSIGVVAEPHLIEHCQGDLETQLWQLIKEEPGLNRLLSKAKVVQECATLKGYSANVSTLATNQFALLGNAGEFLDPVFSSGVTIAMQSASMAVDTLIKQLDGEAVDWQADYTEPLMLGVNTFRTYVQAWYDGRFQDVIFYDDPNPTIKQMICSILAGYAWDSSNPFVKDSERRLNMIVGLCQDQTEAS; encoded by the coding sequence ATGGAAAATAGCTCATTTGAAGAGTCCGCATTAGAACAACATGCTGCACGGAAGCAACAAAATCACGATGTGAATGTTGATGTTGATGTTGTTATCATTGGTGCGGGGCCGTCAGGTGCCATAGCAGCAAGCTTATTACACCAGCAAGGTAAGCAAGTTTTAGTGATAGAGAAACAATATTTCCCTCGTTTTTCTATCGGTGAGAGTTTACTACCATGCTGTATGCAATTTATTGAACAAGCCGGTATGTTAGCCGCGGTTGAGCAAGCTGGATTTCAATTTAAAAATGGCGCCGCTTTTAGACATAATGACCGCTATACCACCTTCAATTTCACCGATAAATATACCCAAGGTCCAGGAACAACATTTCAGGTTCAACGTGGGCAATTCGATAAAATACTTGCCGACACAGCAGTCTCACAAGGTGTCGAAATTCGTTATGGTCACAGCGTTAACGACATAAATTTAACCCCTGCACTAACAAACAAGAATAGTTCTATTTTATCGGTCACTGATGAGTCTGATAACCCATATCAAGTTACCGCTCAATATGTATTGGATGCCAGTGGTTTTGGCCGCGTTTTACCACGATTGCTTGATCTAGAAAAGCCTTCTGATTTACCCTCAAGAAGTGCTATTTTTACCCACATTGAAGACAATATTACTGACCCTGACTTTGACCGTAATAAAATTCTCATTAGCGTCCATCCTACTGAAAAAGATATTTGGTACTGGTTAATTCCTTTTAGCAATGGTCGTTGTTCCATTGGCGTAGTGGCAGAGCCTCATTTGATTGAACATTGCCAAGGAGATTTAGAAACCCAGTTATGGCAACTCATCAAGGAAGAGCCTGGCTTAAACCGTTTATTGTCAAAAGCAAAAGTGGTACAAGAATGTGCAACACTAAAAGGCTATTCGGCTAATGTATCCACATTGGCAACCAATCAATTTGCATTATTGGGCAATGCGGGTGAATTTCTTGATCCGGTGTTTTCATCAGGCGTTACCATTGCGATGCAATCAGCATCGATGGCGGTCGATACCCTTATCAAACAGCTTGATGGTGAGGCTGTCGACTGGCAAGCCGATTATACTGAGCCACTGATGTTAGGTGTGAATACATTCAGAACCTATGTACAAGCTTGGTACGATGGTCGTTTTCAAGATGTTATCTTCTATGATGATCCGAATCCAACCATAAAACAGATGATCTGTTCTATTCTGGCAGGCTATGCTTGGGACAGCAGTAACCCGTTTGTCAAAGACTCAGAGCGAAGACTCAATATGATTGTCGGTTTATGCCAAGATCAAACAGAAGCGAGCTAA
- a CDS encoding outer membrane lipoprotein carrier protein LolA: MKSFIYAVFLVPFLLISLAANTSASELTTVKNTSELVSDDIAAIFKQHATPDQLSQLASQLQLSPQTKGQFIQTRYLAVLKKPLKSQGVFIFSQQQGLFWQQTKPFPTTLVLKDRMLIQQDSFGNIQQSNANQASAAMAEQLPMLMQALLTGDVKALEKDFQLYMPAVINTAENTSAGHATLWQLGLVAKDPMIQKAIGALILEGSLAPTQADKSVTQIERLTMLSSVEAAINNQKTDKTLIEFSHIENQLTEADIKRFDLMPSASSDEH; the protein is encoded by the coding sequence ATGAAATCATTCATCTATGCAGTCTTCCTCGTCCCTTTTCTGCTTATATCTTTAGCAGCTAATACTAGTGCTAGTGAGCTTACAACTGTGAAAAACACCTCTGAATTAGTCAGTGACGATATCGCCGCTATTTTTAAACAGCACGCCACACCTGATCAACTCAGCCAATTAGCCTCTCAATTACAGCTGAGTCCGCAAACCAAAGGACAGTTTATTCAAACTCGCTATTTAGCGGTATTAAAAAAACCACTAAAAAGCCAAGGTGTATTTATTTTTAGCCAGCAGCAAGGTTTGTTTTGGCAACAAACAAAACCCTTCCCTACGACATTGGTGTTAAAAGATCGCATGCTGATCCAGCAAGATAGCTTTGGCAATATCCAGCAAAGTAATGCCAATCAAGCTAGCGCTGCTATGGCAGAACAATTACCCATGTTGATGCAAGCACTGTTAACGGGTGATGTGAAAGCTTTAGAGAAAGACTTTCAGCTATATATGCCTGCAGTCATTAACACAGCAGAAAACACATCAGCTGGCCATGCGACTCTATGGCAGCTTGGCTTAGTTGCAAAAGACCCTATGATTCAAAAAGCCATTGGCGCATTAATTCTTGAAGGTAGCCTAGCGCCAACTCAGGCTGATAAGTCAGTAACCCAAATTGAGCGATTAACCATGCTCTCTTCAGTTGAAGCTGCGATTAATAATCAAAAAACTGACAAAACCCTGATTGAGTTTTCTCATATTGAAAACCAACTGACTGAAGCAGATATTAAGCGTTTTGACTTAATGCCTTCAGCAAGTAGTGACGAACACTGA
- a CDS encoding beta-ketoacyl-[acyl-carrier-protein] synthase family protein, whose product MTHSIAITSIGLCTPLGQTPQQVLANLLAGDTSAMVLRDDLMFNATTRVGAIDDALLQQIPENLSQFDCRNNRLLYSAAKQLDKLIEQAKQQFGASRIAVVLGTSTSGISKGEAALSYHAKHGTFPPAYHYAQQELGSTSDFLRQYYDLSGPCYTVSTACSSSTKVFASAKRLLNADLCDVVIVGGVDSLCQLTVNGFNALESVSAGLCNPFSQNRDGINIGEGAALFTLEKSSTNNPEEIILAGIGESSDAHHISAPHPQGTGAIAAMNNALTDANLQPNQISYVNLHGTATPKNDAMESLAMQQVFANTDGASIPFCSSTKPLVGHCLGAAGAIEAAFCYLLLSHHNDKQMLPPQVWDQQQDVDNPVLPLVTHGQSTTLDYIMSNSFAFGGSNASIILGRSRGQHA is encoded by the coding sequence ATGACTCACTCTATAGCCATAACTAGTATCGGACTTTGTACGCCATTAGGCCAAACACCACAGCAAGTGCTTGCTAACTTATTAGCAGGTGATACCAGCGCTATGGTGTTAAGAGATGACCTAATGTTTAATGCCACCACTCGCGTTGGTGCCATTGATGATGCGCTTCTACAGCAGATCCCTGAGAATCTATCGCAGTTTGACTGTCGTAATAATCGCTTACTGTATAGCGCTGCGAAGCAGTTAGACAAGCTTATCGAGCAAGCAAAACAGCAATTTGGCGCTTCACGAATTGCAGTGGTTCTCGGAACCAGTACTTCAGGTATTTCTAAGGGCGAGGCGGCATTAAGCTATCATGCCAAGCACGGCACTTTCCCACCTGCTTATCATTACGCGCAACAAGAACTGGGCAGCACCAGTGATTTCCTGCGTCAATATTATGATTTATCGGGCCCTTGCTACACGGTATCGACAGCGTGTTCTTCTAGCACCAAGGTCTTTGCTAGCGCCAAGCGATTATTGAATGCCGATTTATGTGATGTTGTCATAGTGGGTGGAGTTGATAGTTTATGTCAGCTGACGGTCAACGGTTTCAATGCGCTAGAGTCTGTATCAGCAGGTTTGTGTAATCCCTTTAGCCAAAACCGAGATGGGATTAATATCGGCGAAGGCGCAGCACTTTTTACTCTTGAAAAGTCATCAACAAATAACCCTGAAGAAATAATCCTCGCAGGTATTGGTGAGTCATCCGATGCCCACCATATATCAGCGCCACACCCACAAGGGACTGGCGCTATTGCCGCAATGAACAATGCCTTGACTGATGCGAACCTTCAGCCAAACCAGATTAGCTATGTAAATTTACATGGCACCGCAACACCAAAAAATGATGCGATGGAATCTCTAGCGATGCAGCAAGTCTTTGCAAATACTGATGGCGCAAGCATTCCATTTTGCAGTTCCACCAAACCTTTAGTGGGCCATTGTCTCGGCGCTGCAGGAGCAATAGAAGCTGCATTTTGCTATTTATTATTAAGCCATCATAACGACAAACAAATGTTACCCCCACAAGTGTGGGATCAACAACAAGACGTAGATAACCCTGTGTTGCCATTGGTGACTCACGGTCAGTCGACAACACTAGATTACATTATGAGTAACTCATTTGCATTTGGTGGCAGTAACGCCAGTATTATTTTAGGCCGAAGTAGAGGTCAACATGCCTAA
- a CDS encoding HAL/PAL/TAL family ammonia-lyase, translating to MSQASTTSTLPTVHFGQQQLSLEQVVAVAKGAPVKLNERPEYQEYIQKGARFIDSLLNEEGVVYGVTTGYGDSCTVTVGLDLVHELPLHLSRFHGCGLGDIFSPMQARAIMACRLSSLAVGKSGVTYQLLQRIELLLNLDITPVIPEEGSVGASGDLTPLSYLAAVLVGERDVIYQGKRRATKDVYLELGIVALILRPKEGLALMNGTAVMTALACLAYDRAQYLTRLSSRLTAMASLTLKGNSNHFDDILFAAKPHPGQNQIATWIREDLNHHTHPRNSDRLQDRYSIRCAPHIIGVLQDALPFMRQFIETELNSANDNPIVDGEGEHILHGGHFYGGHIAFAMDAMKNAVANLADLIDRQMALVMDPKFNNGLPANLSAAVGARKSINHGFKAVQIGVSAWTAEALKNTMPASVFSRSTECHNQDKVSMGTIAARDCMRVLQLTEQVAAAALLAMTQGIHLRISQNELAHASLTSSLAKTVDQVSEDFELLTEDRPLESVLRKTVDKIQLGQWEVC from the coding sequence ATGAGCCAAGCTTCAACAACATCAACTTTGCCAACTGTACATTTTGGCCAACAGCAACTGAGTTTAGAACAAGTGGTTGCCGTTGCCAAAGGCGCCCCAGTTAAGCTTAATGAGCGCCCTGAATATCAAGAATACATTCAAAAAGGGGCTCGATTTATTGATAGCCTTTTGAATGAAGAAGGTGTGGTTTACGGTGTCACCACTGGCTATGGCGACTCATGTACTGTGACTGTGGGGCTCGATTTAGTCCATGAGCTACCGCTGCACTTATCGCGCTTTCATGGCTGTGGTTTAGGCGATATATTTTCGCCTATGCAAGCTCGCGCCATTATGGCTTGCCGCTTAAGTTCATTAGCCGTAGGCAAGTCTGGGGTGACTTACCAGCTACTGCAACGTATTGAGTTGCTACTAAATTTAGATATCACTCCAGTGATACCTGAAGAAGGCTCTGTTGGCGCAAGTGGTGATTTAACTCCGCTATCTTACTTAGCTGCGGTACTTGTTGGTGAGCGCGATGTTATCTACCAAGGTAAGCGACGCGCGACTAAAGATGTGTATCTTGAACTCGGTATAGTTGCACTGATTTTACGCCCTAAAGAAGGCTTAGCCTTAATGAACGGTACAGCAGTGATGACTGCCCTTGCCTGTTTAGCTTATGACCGTGCTCAATATCTCACACGCTTATCTAGCCGCCTTACGGCTATGGCATCGCTGACGTTAAAAGGTAATTCAAATCATTTTGATGACATCTTATTTGCAGCAAAACCACACCCTGGACAAAATCAAATTGCCACATGGATCCGTGAAGATTTAAATCATCATACCCATCCACGTAACTCTGATCGCTTACAAGATCGTTATTCAATTCGCTGTGCACCGCACATTATTGGTGTTCTACAAGATGCATTGCCGTTCATGCGCCAGTTTATTGAAACCGAATTAAACAGCGCTAATGACAATCCGATTGTCGATGGTGAAGGCGAGCATATTCTTCATGGTGGCCATTTTTATGGTGGCCATATTGCCTTTGCTATGGATGCAATGAAAAATGCAGTGGCTAACCTTGCTGATTTGATCGATCGTCAAATGGCATTGGTCATGGACCCGAAGTTTAATAATGGCTTACCCGCTAATTTATCAGCAGCCGTTGGTGCGAGAAAATCCATTAACCATGGCTTTAAAGCAGTACAAATTGGTGTTTCTGCGTGGACAGCAGAAGCATTAAAAAACACCATGCCTGCTAGTGTTTTTTCACGTTCGACTGAATGCCATAACCAAGACAAAGTCAGTATGGGCACCATTGCAGCCCGTGATTGTATGCGCGTATTACAACTCACCGAACAAGTTGCTGCTGCGGCCTTGTTAGCGATGACTCAAGGGATACATTTACGCATTAGTCAGAATGAATTAGCCCATGCTTCGTTAACGTCATCATTGGCCAAAACTGTTGATCAAGTGAGTGAAGATTTTGAACTACTCACAGAAGATCGCCCACTAGAATCGGTGCTACGCAAAACCGTTGATAAGATTCAATTAGGTCAGTGGGAGGTGTGTTAA